The Eulemur rufifrons isolate Redbay chromosome 3, OSU_ERuf_1, whole genome shotgun sequence DNA segment gaaaaatataatagaaaccaAGAAAAGCTGTGATCCAGATATAGgcaatgttaatattttgccatatttgctttagctcattttaaaaaaacagctttattaacaCCTTCACATAtcacacaattcacccatttaaagtgtacaattcaacgGCTGTTAACATATCCACAGAGTTATGCAACCATAATCACAgtcaattttagatattttcatgACTGCTTCATGATTTTTTTGAAGGATTAGAAATATAATCAAATCTTTAAAGAACTGTATGTAGGTAAACTTAGCATTAAAAACAAGCATAATTTATCTTTGTTGGATTGTTCAAAAGGGCCTTGTAGTATCTCACAATCACAGTTAAAAATACCAACTATTAATAAACTCTGAATGCATAGAAGGGATGATTATCACTTGGCTGGAAGCTGAAATGacagtttttattctactttttatttcaaatttacatATGCAATTTGTGATTCATATTTGTATCTTACACATGATTATATGAATGACAAATGAGACATATTTCTTACCTCTGGTGTCCCACAAAATGTTGTGGTGGTATCAGAAATAGCAATTCCTTCTTTACAAAGCCCAAAATCTGTTAAGACAACATGTCCCTGACAAATACAGGGGCAAGAAGATAAAACAATGCAAGgatataaattgaaaatttttaaaacctttttatttgaCATAATTATAGATCTACaggaaattgcaaaaataatacagagagtcCTTGCCCAGCTTCCCCAATGCTGACATCTCACATAATGGCAGTACAGTATCAAACAGGAAACTGATGTTGGTATAATACTGTTAACCAGACCATGAACCTTATTCAGCTTTCACTGTTTTTTACATGCAtgcttgcgtgtgtgtgtgtgtgtgtgtgtgtgtgtagctataTGTAATTACAGATATATTGATTTGTGAACTGTTCCATCACAAAGGACCTCCCCCATGCTACCCCCTTAACTTGTGCTATCTCCATGGACCCTGTCTCCTTGCAACCACTAATCTGGTCTCCATCTCTACAGTTTTGtcattttcagaatgtcatataaatggaatcatgtagtatggAACTTTTGAGACTGACTTTTTTCCACTAACcataacagcagcaacaaaattgAGAACTACTAAAAAGAGAGCACTTACTACAGAATCCAGAAGAATATTTTCCGGTTTCAAGTCTCTatcaaattaaaaggaaagaaaagcaaaactgaatgtaaactgaaataaaatattaaaaagacatttttacaagtaatattttaaaattttacctgtaCACTATTTTTATGGAGTGTAAGTAACCCAATGCACTGGCAATTTCAGCAGTATAAAACCTAGCTCTGTGTTCAGGAAAGGATCGTTCTCTTTGTAAGTGAAAAAACAGCTGtaaaattgggggtgggggagagaatgTTAGGCTCATTCACACATagcattaaacaaatatattctgTAAATACAAAGGTGGGaattgttttttgactttgaaTGTGAGATAAAAATGCACCACAGAACTGTAACTCTccttcctccacgttctccatcTAACAATCACTCTCTCTTTTCAACCACGTGTTTGTGAACCCTTGCTAACGTCTCTCATCTCCCATTTACCCCTCAATCCTCAATGCGGCAGTGTCCTCACCCTTCCAGGCAACTGTTTGGGAAAACATTATCAATGAAGACTTGATATTGCCATTCTggactatttttttcattttagaaaaacaaacccTATGCAGAAATTGAAAATGAGTGGCCAGCAGAACATAGTCCACAGGTATAATTTGCTTGAGCCAAATACTGTTTTTAGAAAAATCTGAATTAGTTGATAACATTAAAACCTGGGAATTTGGGGGGTAACAATTCATagttttggtttcttctgaaaaagggggggaaaaaaagggaaactcTGAACCATTAGGCATAAATTCCAATCTGGTAGCGACTGGCTAGAGCTGAGCAACAGCTGGATTCTCCTCTCCAGTTCAACTCTTATTTGTTCACACTCTACTTTGCTCCAAAAAAGATATGAAGGAGCATACAAAAATAAGTATCACATGTTAAGGTTAAAATTAAGTATGAACGTCAGGGGGAAAATAAGAGCATATTAGTAGGGAACACACGATGAAACCACATTCCTTCTGCCTCTTTTTATCCTTTCTCATCTTTATTCCTTGTCTATCTATTGCCCCACTCAATTTCTCCTCCACCCAGCCTAGTAttctattacatttctttttttttctcattatcttaGCCAAATGTTATCTTTTAGATGACAAGCCTAcctctttccatctttcttgCTCAGTTTACGAGCAGTCACTGTATAAAAAGGGCTCAGAAGCAAAGGCCTAAAACAGCATGAAGAAATCCCACATAAAGCAGGAAACTCACAGTAGGATTTAGTCTGCAGTTAGACGACTCACATGAACATTTCAAAGACAGCCTGGCACTTAAGAATGGGCTTTGCAGTCAGGATGTCTAGGTTAAATCCAGGGCCTGACACTTACTAGAACATTGTGACATTAAGAAAGTTTCTTAatctctgagtctccatttccttatctacaaaatgggtATTACACTGTTTATCTCCAAGAGTTGTGATGATTAACTGAAACAATGCATGTAAAATAACTGTAAAGTGCCAGGCCTCAAAAAAACTGTCATTAGCTCTTAGCACTCCggcacacacaaaataaaacaacaaacttCAAGGTGGGAACATTGGGGGTCATCTTACAACACTGAATAAAGGTGCTGGGAAGACCCATAATCTTGCCTTGACCCTGAGGAGTCTTAAGGGACTTTTGCCATAAATGTAGGGAATTCAATAATGATTCTTTTGAGACTTTTCCCCAAAATGATCTCAAGGTATATCTGATCACCTTTTAGGATTGCAGGATAGAAACTACTCTTCTTTGTAAGTTCCTTTATTAAGTTCCTTTATTCTACAGTTAAACGTACTATAGTAAGGTTGAAatgttccttttctcctctctctgctctgagATTGGAAGATGGAAAGTCCCTTTGTAAAGATATGACAATATCTatgagttaaaataatttttagagacatTCACAGGTCAAAGATCAAACAAATTAGAAAGGTGTGCTTTCCTCCCCGTTTTTTTCCGAATTCGTTTTGCGGGTAGATTCGTTAGGAAACGGCAGCCCGGGGCGTGCTGGGCGACTGGCCCAGCGATCTCGGCTGAGCAGACGGTTCTCCGCCCACCGCGGAGACGCGCCCGGGGACATGGTGTTTGAGACTCCGGCCTTGCCGAGCACGCAGTCCTCCCAGGCTCTCAGCGGGCTGGAAGTGACCAGCAGCAGCCTCAGACGCGAGCACCACGACTGCGACCCAGCGAGCGCTGTGGCGGCCGCCGGGGTGGTTTgaaaaaatggccaaaagaaTTGCCCAGAAGGAACTGACAGATAGGAACTGGGATCAAGAAGATGAACCTGAAGAGGTGGGTACATTCTCAGTGGCCAGTGAGGAAGTCTTGAAGGATAgagacataaagaaagaaaagcgtAAACATGTTGGATTGGAATCTGATACTGGAGGAGCCTTTAAACCTTCGGTTGTGGCTTCTGGAGGAGGAGGGTTTTCGGGATTTGGTAGTGGTGCTGGAGAGAAGCCTCAGGAAGCAATGTCAAATGGAAACAGCCTAACTAGCAGCCCTCCCTTCACCAGTGCAGGGGTGGCAACAGAGACCAAGGCAGCCTCTGGTTGTGTTGCTGCAGACGGCTCTACCACCTTGGTTGATAAAACGGTTTCAAATGCCAAAACTAACAGCCACAGTCAGCAGCCTTCCTCCTCTGGCCTTGCTTCTAGTGAAGCCTATGCCAGCAATCCTTGGAACAAGCAGTTGACTGTCTTGAACTGCTGTGTTCGGGATTGGATAGCGAAGCATGTGAATGCAAGCCCACTGTGTGATCTAACACCTGTCTTTAAATACTATGagaaatatttagagaatatTATACAGCACCACAGAAACTATGTCAGTTGTAATTATCCAAGTGAAACTAACAAGATGGTGGTTGAAAAGCAGTCTTCTCCACTATCTGGTTCAACAAAATTACAGGAAGAGTCAGCACATTTGTTTCATGGCAAGAAAACTGAAGATACATCTGAAAAGAAGACCGAGGTTGTGTCTGAAAAGAAAATGGACCCATCACTAGGAGCAAAAAGTGCCTCATTTAATTTTGGCAAGAAAACCGACAGCTCTGCTTTGGGCTCATTAAGCTCTGGCCCCCTGGctggattttcattttcctctggaAACTCCAGTTTATCTGGCAAAGGTATTGCCCAGAATAAACCAGTTTCTCTGCCATTTTCCACTAAAACATTGGAGAGCCAAGCAGAGGGTGGCAGTAACGATTGCAAAGGTGGAGATGAAGAAGGGAATTATGAGCCACCCAAAGGAGTAGTTACTGAAGTAAAAGAAGAAGATGCTTTTTACTCCAAAAAGCAATGTATTAATTCCATCCAATATGCCATGTACCAGAACAAGGAAAAATAATGTACTTATTGTCTGTGTTCCAAATCTAccaactgatgagaagaatgccaCTATCCCAGTTACCATGTTAATTTGGGTAAAAACTAGCAAGGATGCAGATGAGTTGCACAAAATTTTACTGGAGGAAAAGGATGCCTGAACACATGAAGTCAACTGAGGAATTATTGCCAAGTTGCTGCTTCTCCCAACAACCCttagtttttcttctcttcttactTTGACATTCTAAGAACTTACagataacttaaaatttttgtgaGGAAGATTAATATGGCCAATAAAACCTTTAAATATTAAGTGTCAAGAAACTGTATTCTCCCTTCTTAACACTATCTAATATGTAGAATacatttgaatgaatttttttacgagattttttaatgttcatttgtttattaaactAACCATAAGTGATttcagaaagaacagaaaagtgtGAGGGTTGAGAAGTAGAGGAATTGGAATGGTCATTTGTCTAAATCCTGGAATCAGATTGCTTGAGTTCAATTCCTGCCTCTAATATTTACTAATCACAAGACTTCCACAAGCTAcctagcttctctgtgcctccatttctatAGTAAGATTGTTGTGAAGATAATACACACAAAACCAGAGTGCTGGGCACATAATGATAATCAATACATGTTAGTTAttactgtaattattattataatagcaACATTTCCAATAGCATATTTCAATATCCCTCTGAATCAGCGTTTTGGGGGAATATTAATAGATTTGGTTCAAACAAAAATGGGGActacacagtaaaaaaaaaaaaaatcttttaagataTCCTGGCTTTGCTTAAGGCAGAACTTTTGTCTTTAACATGCTGAGACATACTGCAAATCACCAAGAAAGGGATATAACATGAAACATTTCCCCAACTGACTTCACCACATCGTCCTTTATTAGAGGACCATCTCATCTGTTTAATACTAATAGTTtgcacattttagaaaatgacaAGCTGGCGTAATATTTATATGCAACTGTTGGAATAATTATCTaaattacaaatgttttattctaatattttgatCTATTATTCTTGCTATATATCTTGGTGACAAATCTGTCCATGAAGTCTGAAGCTTCATACCAAGGTTCTTCTTTTATGAACTTTCCCAACCATACCAGGTGATTACGAGCCCTTTGTTACGTTTTTCCACATCTTGCACTGTACTTAGTACCTGGAATATTATTGCTACTCAACAAATAGCTATTAATAATGCATTGTCCTTCTAAaacttacaagaaaagaaaaactctgactttgtgctattttttctaaattactaatattagaaaactaataaaactcACCTCCCCTCCATTAACAAAATCCAGAACAAAATAAAGCTTTTCAGTTGTTTGGAAAGAATAATGTAATCCAACCAAAAATGGATGtttcacatttttcaaaagcACATTACGTTCAGCCATAATATGTTTTTgctggaaaaaaaagtaaaggatcAATTGTattatctaccaaaaaaaattctgttagtTGAGAAAATGGGCTTAAGACAATAGCTATTATAATTTTACCTCTTTTCTGttgagaactatttttttctgtaacactTTGACAGCATAAAATTTTCCATCCAGTTTCCGTTTTGCAAGAAGAACCTGTTGACAGTTAAACATTATGCATACTATTAGAAATGTCAACATTCTGATGGGAATACTTCACTTGTCAATAATCAATACTTCTTaaattgtgtaaaaaaaaaagtctacaagGGACCTATATATCTTTTTGGTTTGAAAATAGAGAACcattgaatttatttctataattccacttttctctaaatattttcatttgttattcAAAAAGATGGAGTGAAAACATCTTCAGGGTGAGAATGTCTTCTGCTCAATcgttagcatttttcttttgttttctacagCATTTGACTCTGTTGAACGTTCCTtcctaaaatttttccttttcttgacaACTCTCATCTGCCTGATCTTTCCTTCTCCAATATTTTGATTGGTTCATCTTTAAGTAAATCCTGAGAAAATAACTCAAAGAATGTGGCAATTAGTAGGCACTGATTCCCTTTAAGTAGGTTATTTTTTCCCAATAGAATGACAGATTTGGAGAACAGACATAAAGTTAAGTAAATGGGTAAATGAAAAGTGGAACTAAGACCATACACTGGAGAAGACTTTAGAATAAATGTTAGATTGCCATTATTCATAATTAGTttatcacatatatttttcttcttttcaaacaGATTGTGAATTTGcatttgttcttccttctttttgtgtATTCTGctttgtgttgaattttgtttctaaccattttgaaaattttaaatttttattaaacatagCATACATATGGAAACACTCAAAAATTATTACAGCTCAATAAATTattacaaagtgaacacacc contains these protein-coding regions:
- the LOC138381840 gene encoding LOW QUALITY PROTEIN: nuclear pore complex protein Nup50-like (The sequence of the model RefSeq protein was modified relative to this genomic sequence to represent the inferred CDS: inserted 2 bases in 1 codon), which gives rise to MAKRIAQKELTDRNWDQEDEPEEVGTFSVASEEVLKDRDIKKEKRKHVGLESDTGGAFKPSVVASGGGGFSGFGSGAGEKPQEAMSNGNSLTSSPPFTSAGVATETKAASGCVAADGSTTLVDKTVSNAKTNSHSQQPSSSGLASSEAYASNPWNKQLTVLNCCVRDWIAKHVNASPLCDLTPVFKYYEKYLENIIQHHRNYVSCNYPSETNKMVVEKQSSPLSGSTKLQEESAHLFHGKKTEDTSEKKTEVVSEKKMDPSLGAKSASFNFGKKTDSSALGSLSSGPLAGFSFSSGNSSLSGKGIAQNKPVSLPFSTKTLESQAEGGSNDCKGGDEEGNYEPPKGVVTEVKEEDAFYSKKXNVLIPSNMPCTRTRKNNVLIVCVPNLPTDEKNATIPVTMLIWVKTSKDADELHKILLEEKDA